In Flavobacterium sp. 83, the genomic window AAATGTTACATTAATAACATTTTGTTATATTTTGTTAAAACCCATACTTTTATTTGTTTGTATTGATAAAGAATAATAAATTTGCCTAAAAATAGAATCAAAATGCAAGGAAAAGACTTATTACAATTAGCAGAACAATTCGGTAGTCCGTTATATGTTTATGATGCTGAAAAAATACAATCTCAATACAATAGATTAACAAAAGCTTTTTCAAAAGTAGATAAGTTGCGCATTAATTATGCAATGAAGGCACTTTCAAATGTAGCCATCCTTCAATTACTAAAAGAAATGGGATCTGGATTAGACACCGTATCCATTCAAGAAGTATTGTTAGGACTTCATGCAGGATATGAGCCTGAAAAAATATTCTACACGCCTAATGGAGTTTCTTTGGAAGAAATTGAAGAAGTTTCTGCTATGGGAGTACAAATCAACATAGATAACTTATCCATTTTAGAACAGTTTGGTACAAAATATCCATCCGTACCAGTTTGTATCCGTATAAATCCGCACGTAATGGCGGGTGGAAATGCAAATATTTCTGTCGGTCATATTGATAGTAAATTTGGTATTTCAGTTCATCAATTACCTCATTTAGTTCGTATTGTAGAAAATACAAAAATGAATATTGTTGGTATACACATGCACACTGGTTCTGATATTCTTGACATAGAAGTATTTTTATATGCAGCAGAGATCTTATTTGATGCCGCAAAAAACTTCAAGAATCTTGAATTTTTAGACTTTGGAAGTGGTTTTAAAGTGCCATACAAAAAGGATGATATCGAAACCGACATTGAAGAATTAGGAAAGAAACTTTCAAAAAGATTCAATGCTTTTTGTACAGAATACGGTAAAGAATTAACATTAATATTTGAACCTGGTAAATTTCTGGTAAGTGAAGCTGGTTTCTTTTTAGCCAAAGTTAATGTAGTAAAACAAACCACATCAACAGTTTTTGCAGGAATAGATAGTGGTTTTAATCACTTAATTAGACCAATGTTTTATGGTTCACAACATCATATTGAAAACATATCACACCCAAAAGGAAAAGAACGTTTTTATTCAGTTGTAGGATATATTTGTGAAACTGATACTTTTGCAAATAATAGAAGAATATCTGAAATAAAAGAAGGCGATATTTTATGTTTTAGAAATGCAGGTGCCTATTGTTTTTCTATGGCATCTAATTATAATTCAAGATACAAACCAGCAGAAGTGTTGTGGATGAAAGGTGAAGGGCACTTAATTCGAGCGCACGAAACCTTTGAAGATTTATTAAAAAATCAAATTCCATTACCAATATATGACACAACAGTTAAATATATATAATTATTAATTTTAAAATAGAATTATGTCAAAACAGTTAAGTTTAATTATAGTAGCCTTAATTTTATCTTTAGGTCTTATTATTTCAACAACTATATTTTCTTACTCCTACTTTAATTTTGAAAAGGAAATAAATAGTTCTCATAAACAAAATTCGATTGTAGTTGTAGGATTTGCCGAAAAAAATTTACTTTCCGATTTAGCGGTTTTAACAGGCTCTATAAATTCTGAAAATGAAATAATAAATTTTAAAAAATACCTTATCACGCAGGGTATAAAATTAGAAGAGATTACTTTTGATAAAAAATATTTTAAAATCCAATCAGAATTTGTACACAAAGTTGATAATTTATATAAAAATATTTCTATTTCTCAAAAATACAATGTAAAATTTGACAGACCTCAATTCTTTGTTAAAAATACAGAAGAAATAAAACTTAGTTTATTAGTAAGTGCTACTAAAAATGCTCGAGATAAAGCAGATATTATTGCTAAAAGTTCAAATAATAAAATAGGAAACCTTGTTAGTTCAGACACCGAAAAGGTAACTTATAGTAATATAAATTCTGAAACAGAATATATAAATCCAAATGAACTTGATATTTTTTCAAAACAAAAGAAAATTAAAATGTATATTAAACAAGAATATCTTTTTGAAAACAGAAGTTTAGAATAATATATTTGCTTTTATACCAACAAGCTATTTCTTATACAAAGTCAAATCTCTGGCTTGTTTAAAACCCCGCACTAAATAAAGAATCCCATTTCATTGTTCATTGAAATGGGATTTTTTTTATATACTAATTAGCATTATTTATAATATAAACTAAATATTTTTATTTCACATCTAGTACTTCTTCCAAAACATTAGCTTCTGTTCCGTTTGGAAGAGGAATTTTTATTTTTTGAGCAATAGTAGGTGCTATTTGTGTGATAAATTTCTTTGCAAATGATTCACCATGCTTAACATGCCAACCGTAGAATATTGCCGGTACATGTGTATCGTAGCTATATGGTGTTCCATGTGATGTGCCAGTCCCTTGATATTCTATATAGGCAGCCTTATCCAGAATGACAACATCACCATCTTGTGTTGCATCGTATCCTTTAGTTATCAAATTAAGATAATAATCATTTCCAGTAGAACCAAGAATTTCTTCTTCAGTATAAACTCTTTTAACTTGCTCCTGGGTCATTAAATAGTCTTTAAAAGACTGTTTAACTTTATTCAAATCAAGCCCTTTGGACTTAATAATTTCTTTATTAAAGAAAAGATTAAAATTAGAATAATTTAAAATTAAATCTTGTCCAAAAATGGCAATAGAAAAATCTTTTAATCCTTTAATAATATCTTTTGGATTGATGCTTTTTACATTGTATTTATTATCTCTAAGATAGTTTGCATTTTCAGCTCCTGCATGATCTGCAGTAAGAAAAAGCAAATAATTATCTTTTCCTACCGTTTTGTCTAAATAAGCTAAAAACTCAGCTATTGTCTGATCTAAACGCAAATAAGTATCTTGTAACTCCATAGATCTTGGCCCAAGTAAATGTCCTACATAATCAGTAGAAGAAAAACTAACAGTCAGGAAATCGGTAATAGTATCTTTCCCTAATTCTTCTTTTTCAATTGCTTTCATTGCAAATTGTGCCAAAAGATTATTACCAAATGGAGTAGAACGTATTACTCCTGCATCATTTTTATCATACATATCTTTTAAATTATATGGAAATACAGGTGCAGTAGCATTGTACAATTTCCCTTCATAAGGATTATCATCTGCGAGGCTTTCGTTATAAGTTGATAAAGGTTTGAATAAATTCCAACCTTTAGTTATATAAGACATATATCTTTTTTCTTGATTGAATTGTGTAACCCAATCCGGTAATGCTGAACCATAAAAAGAACTGGAAATAAAAGCTCCGGTTTTACTGAACCAAAAAGCCCAATTAGCAAAATGTCCTGCTGGTAAAATAGCACCACGGTCTTTTAAACTCATTCCTATAACTTTTCCTTTAAAATTAGTAGCCAATCGCAATTCATCAGTAATAGTAGTGCTTAGTAAATTCTTAGGAGACATTTCTCCCTCTTTCACTGTTCCATCTCCAATTGTTTGTACCGAAACATCATCTGTACAGTACATTTCTTTACCCAAAGTTCTACTAAACCATTCATTTCCCACAATTCCATGTGTTGAAGGAGTAGTACCAGTATAAATAGAGGCATGCCCAGGTGCTGTATAAGTAGGCATATAATTATAATGCATATTTTGAAAAGTATATCCATTATTCATTAATTTTTTAAAACCGTTAGGCGAAAAATCATCCGAAAAACGATATAAATATTCCATCTTCATTTGATCTACAACAATACCAACAACTAATTTAGGTCGTTCTTGAGCCTGCATATTCAAAGACATAATAAATGTCAAAAACAAAATAATTTTTTTCATATTGTATTTTTATATAGTTCAACAAAAATACAATTTAATGTTATAAAACAAGTCTGAATCTGAACTAAAGCCTTATGAATTAATCTTTCCTTAACCTCATATAAAATGAACTTAATTCTAGCATAGTTTTGAATTATATCAGTTTATTCCGCGGAAAAAATTTCTATTCAAATAAATGAACAGGATTTAATAGAATCTGAACGTGTTCAGATTAAAGAAAGGTTACGAACCAAGGTGTTAGCACAACATGTCACACCATTTCAAAACAAAAAATCCTCATCAAATTAATGATGAGGATTTAATAGAATCTGAAACCAGTTCAGATTAAAGAAAGGCGACGACATACTCTCCCACATAACTGCAGTACCATCTGCGCAGGCGGGCTTAACTACTCTGTTCGGGATGGGAAGAGGTGAGCCCCGCCGCAATAACCACCTTAAGAGGTTATAATTGCTTTGGGCAATTATTGTAACAATTGACGATTTATAATTGACAATTAACTACATAATATCTTAACATACTGAGATAAAGAAAACAAAAAGTGTTGAGAAAGTTTCTTCCCCGGGTTACCCCGGGGAAAAGCGTACATAAGCTTACGGATTATTAGTACTACTCGACTATGACATTACTGCCTTTACATCTATAGCCTATCAACGTGGTCATCTCCCACGATCCTTAAAAGAAATCTCATCTTGTGGTGGGTTTCGCGCTTATATGCTTTCAGCGCTTATCTCTTCCAAACGTAGCTACTCTGCGATGCCACTGGCGTGACAACAGATACACTAGAGGTTTGTCCAATTCGGTCCTCTCGTACTAGAATCAGATCCACTCAAATTTCTTGCGCCCACAGTAGATAGAGACCGAACTGTCTCACGACGTTCTGAACCCAGCTCGCGTGCCACTTTAATGGGCGAACAGCCCAACCCTTGGGACCTTCTCCAGCCCCAGGATGTGACGAGCCGACATCGAGGTGCCAAACCCCCCCGTCGATATGAGCTCTTGGGGGAGATCAGCCTGTTATCCCCGGCGTACCTTTTATCCTTTGAGCGATGGCCCTTCCATGCGGAACCACCGGATCACTATGCTCTACTTTCGTACCTGATCGACCTGTATGTCTCTCAGTCAAGCTCCCTTATGCCATTGCACTCTACGCACGGTTACCAAGCGTACTGAGGGAACCTTTAGAAGCCTCCGTTACTCTTTTGGAGGCGACCACCCCAGTCAAACTACCCACCAAGCAATGTCCCCCGCAAAACGGGGTTAGGCCTCAGATAAACAAAGGGTTGTATTTCAACAATGACTCCACAACGCCTAGCGACGCCACTTCACAGTCTCCAACCTATCCTACACATCATTTATCCAAGGTCAATACTAAGCTATAGTAAAGGTGCACAGGGTCTTTTCGTCCCACTGCGGGTAAGCGGCATCTTCACCGCTACTACAATTTCACCGAGCTCATGGCTGAGACAGTGTCCAGATCGTTACACCATTCGTGCAGGTCGGAACTTACCCGACAAGGAATTTCGCTACCTTAGGACCGTTATAGTTACGGCCGCCGTTTACTGGGGCTTCAATTCAATGCTTCTCCGAAGATAACATCTCCTCTTAACCTTCCAGCACCGGGCAGGTGTCAGGCCCTATACTTCATCTTACGATTTTGCAGAGCCCTGTGTTTTTGATAAACAGTCGCCTGGACCTCTTCACTGCGGCCAGCATTGCTGCTGGCGACCCTTCTCCCGAAGTTACGGGTCTATTTTGCCTAATTCCTTAGCCATGAATCTCTCGAGCACCTTAGGATTCTCTCCTCGACTACCTGTGTCGGTTTGCGGTACGGGTACTTATTACCTGAAGTTTAGAGGTTTTTCTTGGAAGCCCTTAGGCGCACTATCTCTTTGTCCGAAGACTCCGAGTACTATCGTATTTCCCCAAGCCGCGTGGATTTGCCTGCGCAGCTTATAGGTAGGTACTTCAACGAACTATTCCGTCAGTTCGCGGCGCTTTCATCACTCCGTCACCCCATCACAGTAATAACTAGTACGGGAATATTAACCCGTTGTCCATCGACTGTCCCTTTCGGGTTCGCCTTAGGTCCCGACTAACCCACAGCTGATTAGCATAGCTGTGGAAACCTTAGTCTTTCGGTGTGCGGGTTTCTCGCCCGCATTATCGTTACTTATGCCTACATTTTCTTTTCTAACCAGTCCAGCATGCCTTACGACACACCTTCAACCCTGTTAGAATGCTCCCCTACCACTTACAATTAATTGTAAATCCATAGCTTCGGTAATACGCTTATGCCCGATTATTATCCATGCTCGTCCGCTCGACTAGTGAGCTGTTACGCACTCTTTAAATGAATGGCTGCTTCCAAGCCAACATCCTAGCTGTCTGGGCAGACAAACCTCGTTCTTTCAACTTAGCGTATATTTGGGGACCTTAGCTGATGGTCTGGGTTCTTTCCCTCTCGGACTTGGACCTTAGCACCCAAGCCCTCACTGTTATGAAACATTATATAGCATTCGGAGTTTGTCAGGAATTGGTAGGCGGTGAAGCCCCCGCATCCAATCAGTAGCTCTACCTCTATATAACTTTATGCATAACGCTGCACCTAAATGCATTTCGGGGAGTACGAGCTATTTCCGAGTTTGATTGGCCTTTCACCCCTACCCACAGGTCATCCGAAGACTTTTCAACGTCAACCGGTTCGGACCTCCACTATGTGTTACCACAGCTTCATCCTGCCCATGGGTAGATCACACGGTTTCGCGTCTAACACTACTGACTAAAGCGCCCTATTCAGACTCGCTTTCGCTACGGATCCGTGGCTTAACCACTTATCCTTGCCAGCAACGTTAACTCGTAGGCTCATTATGCAAAAGGCACGCCGTCACCCCACGAAAGGGCTCCGACCGCTTGTAAGCGTATGGTTTCAGGATCTATTTCACTCCGTTATTCACGGTTCTTTTCACCTTTCCCTCACGGTACTGGTTCACTATCGGTCTCTCAGGAGTATTTAGCCTTAGCGGATGGTCCCGCCAAATTCAGACAGGGTTTCACGTGCCCCGCCCTACTCAGGATACCACTATCGTTATCTTCTATTACTTATACAGGGCTATCACCTTCTTTGGCTCTACTTTCCAGTAGATTCTAATTCTATCCGCAACAAATGTCGTGGTCCTACAACCCCAACAATGCCGTAACATCATTGGTTTGGGCTAATCCGCGTTCGCTCGCCACTACTTACGGAATCACTTTTGTTTTCTTCTCCTCCGCCTACTTAGATGTTTCAGTTCAGCGGGTTTGCCCACCTATCGGTGTACTATGTCTTCAACATAGTGGGTTGCCCCATTCAGGTATTTACGGATCATATCGTGTGTGCCAATCCCCGTAACTTTTCGCAGCTTATCACGCCTTTCATCGCCTCTGAGAGCCAAGGCATCCCCCATACGCCCTTATTTTGCTTATTGTACCAACACATTAATTAAAATGTGCCGTTTCTTCTACTTGTCTATAAATAAACAAGCAAAAAATGCTTTCTACTTTTTATTATTTTCTTATCTCAATATGTCAATGAACTTTTTCTTTAGGTATGAATTATTAATTATAAAGTCGTAAGTCATACTTACTACCCAATCCTTAATAATTACTACTCAAGATAGTGGAGAATAACGGAGTCGAACCGTTGACCTCCTGCGTGCAAGGCAGGCGCTCTAGCCAGCTGAGCTAATCCCCCAATCTATTTATGAATTGTGAATTATGAATTATGAATTTTCACTTCATAACTCCTCAACTCTAGAATTTCTTCTTTTCTTTTAAGTCTAAAATAGTTGTCTCGGACAGACTCGAACTGTCGACCCCTACATTATCAGTGTAGTACTCTAACCAGCTGAGCTACGAGACACTCTTATTCTTAAATGGTATTATTTGAACTAACAGCAAGAGTAATAAAATATTGGCATTTGTTTCCAACTTGAACTTTCGTCTTCTTTCCCTAGCGTGTATAAATACTAACACTAAGGCTCTAGAAAGGAGGTGTTCCAGCCGCACCTTCCGGTACGGCTACCTTGTTACGACTTAGCCCTAGTTACCAGTTTTACCCTAGGCAGCTCCTTGCGGTCACCGACTTCAGGCACCCCCAGCTTCCATGGCTTGACGGGCGGTGTGTACAAGGCCCGGGAACGTATTCACCGGATCATGGCTGATATCCGATTACTAGCGATTCCAGCTTCACGGAGTCGAGTTGCAGACTCCGATCCGAACTGTGACCGGTTTTATAGATTCGCTCCTGGTCGCCCAGTGGCTTGCTCTCTGTACCGGCCATTGTAGCACGTGTGTAGCCCAAGGCGTAAGGGCCGTGATGATTTGACGTCATCCCCACCTTCCTCACAGTTTGCACTGGCAGTCTTGTTAGAGTTCCCGACATGACTCGCTGGCAACTAACAACAGGGGTTGCGCTCGTTATAGGACTTAACCTGACACCTCACGGCACGAGCTGACGACAACCATGCAGCACCTTGTAAATTGTCTTGCGAAAAGTCTGTTTCCAAAACCGGTCAATCTACATTTAAGCCTTGGTAAGGTTCCTCGCGTATCATCGAATTAAACCACATGCTCCACCGCTTGTGCGGGCCCCCGTCAATTCCTTTGAGTTTCATTCTTGCGAACGTACTCCCCAGGTGGGATACTTATCACTTTCGCTTAGCCACTGAACTTGCGCCCAACAGCTAGTATCCATCGTTTACGGCGTGGACTACCAGGGTATCTAATCCTGTTCGCTACCCACGCTTTCGTCCATCAGCGTCAATATATTAG contains:
- the lysA gene encoding diaminopimelate decarboxylase, whose translation is MQGKDLLQLAEQFGSPLYVYDAEKIQSQYNRLTKAFSKVDKLRINYAMKALSNVAILQLLKEMGSGLDTVSIQEVLLGLHAGYEPEKIFYTPNGVSLEEIEEVSAMGVQINIDNLSILEQFGTKYPSVPVCIRINPHVMAGGNANISVGHIDSKFGISVHQLPHLVRIVENTKMNIVGIHMHTGSDILDIEVFLYAAEILFDAAKNFKNLEFLDFGSGFKVPYKKDDIETDIEELGKKLSKRFNAFCTEYGKELTLIFEPGKFLVSEAGFFLAKVNVVKQTTSTVFAGIDSGFNHLIRPMFYGSQHHIENISHPKGKERFYSVVGYICETDTFANNRRISEIKEGDILCFRNAGAYCFSMASNYNSRYKPAEVLWMKGEGHLIRAHETFEDLLKNQIPLPIYDTTVKYI
- a CDS encoding SIMPL domain-containing protein (The SIMPL domain is named for its presence in mouse protein SIMPL (signalling molecule that associates with mouse pelle-like kinase). Bacterial member BP26, from Brucella, was shown to assemble into a channel-like structure, while YggE from E. coli has been associated with resistance to oxidative stress.), with the translated sequence MSKQLSLIIVALILSLGLIISTTIFSYSYFNFEKEINSSHKQNSIVVVGFAEKNLLSDLAVLTGSINSENEIINFKKYLITQGIKLEEITFDKKYFKIQSEFVHKVDNLYKNISISQKYNVKFDRPQFFVKNTEEIKLSLLVSATKNARDKADIIAKSSNNKIGNLVSSDTEKVTYSNINSETEYINPNELDIFSKQKKIKMYIKQEYLFENRSLE
- the pafA gene encoding alkaline phosphatase PafA, whose protein sequence is MKKIILFLTFIMSLNMQAQERPKLVVGIVVDQMKMEYLYRFSDDFSPNGFKKLMNNGYTFQNMHYNYMPTYTAPGHASIYTGTTPSTHGIVGNEWFSRTLGKEMYCTDDVSVQTIGDGTVKEGEMSPKNLLSTTITDELRLATNFKGKVIGMSLKDRGAILPAGHFANWAFWFSKTGAFISSSFYGSALPDWVTQFNQEKRYMSYITKGWNLFKPLSTYNESLADDNPYEGKLYNATAPVFPYNLKDMYDKNDAGVIRSTPFGNNLLAQFAMKAIEKEELGKDTITDFLTVSFSSTDYVGHLLGPRSMELQDTYLRLDQTIAEFLAYLDKTVGKDNYLLFLTADHAGAENANYLRDNKYNVKSINPKDIIKGLKDFSIAIFGQDLILNYSNFNLFFNKEIIKSKGLDLNKVKQSFKDYLMTQEQVKRVYTEEEILGSTGNDYYLNLITKGYDATQDGDVVILDKAAYIEYQGTGTSHGTPYSYDTHVPAIFYGWHVKHGESFAKKFITQIAPTIAQKIKIPLPNGTEANVLEEVLDVK